The following proteins are co-located in the Neomonachus schauinslandi chromosome 8, ASM220157v2, whole genome shotgun sequence genome:
- the TCF21 gene encoding transcription factor 21, translating to MSTGSLSDVEDLQEVEMLDCDGLKMDSSKEFVTSNESTEESSNCEAGSPQKGRGGLGKRRKAPTKKSPLSGVSQEGKQVQRNAANARERARMRVLSKAFSRLKTTLPWVPPDTKLSKLDTLRLASSYIAHLRQILANDKYENGYIHPVNLTWPFMVAGKPESDLKEVVTASRLCGTTAS from the exons ATGTCCACCGGCTCGCTCAGCGATGTGGAGGATCTTCAGGAAGTGGAGATGCTGGACTGTGACGGGCTGAAAATGGACTCGAGCAAAGAGTTTGTGACTTCCAACGAGAGCACCGAGGAGAGCTCCAACTGCGAGGCGGGGTCTCCCCAGAAGGGCCGCGGAGGCCTGGGCAAGAGGAGGAAGGCGCCCACCAAGAAGAGCCCCTTGAGCGGCGTCAGCCAGGAGGGGAAGCAGGTCCAGCGCAACGCGGCCAACGCGCGCGAGCGGGCCCGGATGCGGGTGCTGAGCAAGGCCTTCTCCAGGCTCAAGACCACCCTGCCCTGGGTGCCCCCGGACACCAAGCTCTCCAAGCTGGACACGCTCAGGCTGGCGTCCAGCTACATCGCGCACTTGAGGCAGATCCTGGCTAACGACAAGTACGAGAACGGTTACATTCACCCGGTCAACCTG ACGTGGCCCTTTATGGTGGCGGGGAAACCCGAGAGTGACCTGAAAGAAGTGGTGACCGCGAGCCGCTTATGTGGAACCACAGCGTCCTGA